The DNA sequence CGATAATTGGATCATTGTGCTGTGAGCCAAGCATTTTAGCGGATGAAAATCCAGAGCCAAATTCAATACCTTTAATTGCAGGGATTGAAAATGCTAAATGGCTAATTACAGATTCTACAGAATCGAAAAAAGGCTCGCCATAGCCTACAGATATATACCCAGCCCTACACTCTACAATTCCACCAATTGAATCTCCTTTATCCTTTGCTTCTTTTACTGCATTAATAATATCGGTACTACCCCCTGCCTCAATAAGCAATGCATTGATAGATATACTTGGTATTATTTTTTTTGCTACAACACCAGCTGCAACTAAAACTAATGTTAATCGTCCTGAAAAATGCCCACCGCCCCTATAATCGTTAAATCCACCAAACTTTTGACGTGCAACAAAATCGGCATGTCCAGGTCTTGGGTGCTCCTTTAAATTAGCATAATCTGATGATTGGGTATTGTTATTCCTAAAAATAATAGTTAATGGTGCACCAGTTGTAAAACCGTTAAACCATCCAGAAACAATTTCAGGTGTATCATCCTCCTTACGAGGAGTTGTTCCGAAAGCTCCGGATTTACGTCGATCTAAATCAGCCTGAAAGTCTTCAATTTTTAAGGGGATTCCATGGGGACAACCATCAATCACAACCCCAATCATTTGCCCATGCGATTCTCCGAAAATGCTTATTCTGAATATGCGACCAAATGTGTTCATAGCGAAATGGTTGTTCGTTTATTTATAAACAAATTGTTTTATCACCTTGTAAGATGTTCTAAATCTACAAAAAAATCGGGATAACTCTTATTAACACTCTC is a window from the Bacteroidales bacterium genome containing:
- a CDS encoding chorismate synthase gives rise to the protein MNTFGRIFRISIFGESHGQMIGVVIDGCPHGIPLKIEDFQADLDRRKSGAFGTTPRKEDDTPEIVSGWFNGFTTGAPLTIIFRNNNTQSSDYANLKEHPRPGHADFVARQKFGGFNDYRGGGHFSGRLTLVLVAAGVVAKKIIPSISINALLIEAGGSTDIINAVKEAKDKGDSIGGIVECRAGYISVGYGEPFFDSVESVISHLAFSIPAIKGIEFGSGFSSAKMLGSQHNDPIIDETGKTSTYNAGGITGGLTNGNELLFRVAVKPTSSISQTQQTYNFANGKIDELKVEGRHDTCIALRVPVILEAITAIALADFTLVSKKK